A single genomic interval of Gemmatimonadaceae bacterium harbors:
- a CDS encoding serine acetyltransferase, with product MTDSRWSAFVDRLAAERRVSGTERPIRALAEEFIQRALALLFPQFSGVDAECGLNVRADAVRVEQVLEMAIGPLVPDAAHIVGAFLERLPAVHDLLRTDAQAIHAGDPAAESLDEVILAYPGFLATAVHRLAHELYVLKVPLAPRLLSEWAHRETGIDIHPGAQIGASFAIDHGTGIVIGETSVIGERVKIYQGVTLGALAVSKHLANRKRHPTVENDAVIYANATILGGNTVVGEGSIIGGNVWLTASVPPRSVVQFNSTVARRPTDDGLEFHI from the coding sequence ATGACTGATTCACGCTGGTCCGCATTTGTCGATCGTCTGGCGGCGGAACGCCGCGTGTCCGGCACCGAACGCCCGATTCGAGCGCTGGCCGAGGAGTTTATTCAGCGCGCACTGGCCCTGTTGTTCCCGCAGTTTTCCGGCGTTGACGCTGAATGCGGCTTGAACGTCCGTGCGGACGCGGTGCGGGTGGAGCAGGTGTTGGAAATGGCCATTGGCCCGCTGGTGCCCGACGCGGCGCACATCGTAGGGGCGTTCCTGGAACGCCTGCCCGCGGTGCACGACCTGCTGCGCACGGATGCACAGGCGATTCACGCCGGCGATCCGGCCGCCGAGAGTCTCGACGAGGTGATACTCGCGTATCCGGGGTTTCTGGCCACGGCGGTCCATCGATTGGCGCACGAGCTATATGTCCTGAAAGTGCCACTGGCGCCGCGCCTGCTGTCGGAATGGGCTCACCGGGAAACAGGTATCGACATCCATCCCGGGGCGCAGATTGGCGCCTCGTTTGCCATCGATCACGGGACGGGTATCGTGATCGGGGAAACCAGCGTGATCGGCGAGCGCGTGAAGATCTATCAGGGTGTCACCCTCGGTGCGCTGGCGGTCAGCAAGCATCTGGCCAACCGCAAGCGACATCCGACCGTCGAGAATGATGCGGTCATCTACGCCAACGCGACGATTCTGGGCGGAAATACCGTGGTTGGTGAAGGGTCCATCATCGGCGGCAACGTCTGGTTGACGGCGTCCGTTCCGCCGCGCTCGGTCGTACAGTTCAACAGCACCGTAGCCCGTCGCCCGACCGACGACGGCCTCGAGTTTCATATCTGA
- the cysK gene encoding cysteine synthase A encodes MRANTILETIGRTPHVRLQHLFDPRVEVWMKLERANPGGSIKDRIALAMIEDAEQRGLLTKDSVIIEPTSGNTGIGLAMVAAVKGYKLVLVMPESMSIERRRIMAAYGATFDLTPRELGMKGCIERANVLFAQTPGAWMPQQFDNPANIRAHATTTAREIVDDFPEGIDYLITGVGTGGHITACSEVLKQHFPSMQTLAVEPVKSPIISGGAPGPHRIQGIGPNFIPTNLHRDTLNGTIQVSEEDAFLYTQRAVREEGIFIGISSGASLAAVGQALPDMPAGARVLTFCYDTGERYLSIDGLFPV; translated from the coding sequence ATGCGTGCCAATACGATTCTCGAGACCATCGGTCGCACACCACACGTCCGATTGCAGCACCTCTTCGACCCGCGGGTGGAAGTGTGGATGAAGCTCGAACGGGCCAATCCGGGGGGCAGCATCAAGGACCGCATTGCGCTGGCGATGATTGAAGACGCCGAACAGCGTGGCCTGCTGACCAAGGACAGCGTGATCATCGAGCCGACGTCCGGGAATACCGGCATTGGTTTGGCGATGGTGGCCGCGGTGAAGGGCTACAAGTTGGTGCTGGTGATGCCCGAGTCGATGTCGATTGAGCGTCGCCGCATCATGGCAGCCTACGGCGCCACGTTCGACCTGACGCCGCGGGAGCTGGGGATGAAAGGGTGCATCGAACGAGCGAACGTGCTGTTCGCGCAGACTCCCGGTGCCTGGATGCCGCAGCAGTTCGACAATCCCGCAAACATCCGTGCCCATGCCACCACGACGGCGCGGGAAATCGTGGACGATTTTCCGGAAGGGATCGACTACCTGATTACCGGAGTCGGTACGGGCGGTCATATCACGGCGTGCTCCGAAGTGCTCAAGCAGCACTTTCCGTCCATGCAGACGCTGGCGGTGGAGCCAGTGAAGTCACCGATCATCAGCGGCGGCGCCCCCGGACCGCACCGTATTCAAGGGATCGGTCCGAACTTCATTCCAACCAACCTGCATCGGGACACCTTAAACGGGACCATTCAGGTTTCCGAAGAGGACGCCTTTCTGTATACGCAACGTGCGGTACGTGAGGAGGGCATTTTCATCGGCATCTCCAGTGGTGCGTCGTTGGCCGCTGTCGGGCAGGCATTGCCGGACATGCCTGCCGGTGCGCGCGTGCTGACGTTCTGTTACGATACCGGCGAGCGGTATCTTTCCATCGATGGCCTGTTCCCCGTTTGA
- a CDS encoding DNA recombination protein RmuC, translating into MTDVGMVMLALIVGVGVGALLTWLVQRRMLAGEVARARLETDAIARADMGALREALVRQEVEASLTGRHGNVADLLKPIRETLSRYDEQLARIGAAQAHATGVIGERLDAVSLVSESLRGETQRLSQALRAPTVRGQWGELQLRRVCELAGMLAYCDFEPQVTVRNDDGVQRPDLVVRLPGGRQLVVDAKAPLAAYLEASAASDDRVRATYLTAHAAQLRTHVQRLAAKKYWAQFAESPEFVVLFLPGEAFFSAALEADPSLLEAALSERVLLATPTTLIALLKAAAYGWRQERVTADAAQVIALGQELQQRLSAFDEQLGEIGKGLQRAVMAYNRAVGSLESRVLVSARKLADLQEGGPPLETPPLVETAVRDINP; encoded by the coding sequence GTGACGGATGTTGGCATGGTGATGCTGGCATTGATCGTCGGCGTCGGCGTTGGTGCGCTCCTGACATGGCTTGTGCAACGACGCATGCTGGCGGGCGAAGTCGCGCGCGCGCGCCTCGAGACCGACGCCATTGCGCGCGCGGACATGGGGGCGCTGCGCGAGGCACTGGTGCGGCAGGAAGTGGAAGCAAGCCTGACCGGACGCCACGGCAACGTGGCCGACTTGCTCAAACCCATTCGCGAGACGCTGTCTCGGTACGACGAACAGCTGGCACGGATTGGCGCGGCGCAGGCACATGCGACCGGCGTCATCGGGGAACGACTCGACGCCGTCTCCTTGGTCAGCGAGTCGCTGCGCGGTGAGACACAACGGCTTTCGCAGGCCCTGCGTGCGCCGACCGTCCGCGGCCAGTGGGGCGAGTTGCAGCTCCGGCGTGTCTGTGAACTCGCGGGCATGTTGGCCTATTGTGATTTCGAGCCGCAGGTCACCGTGCGCAATGACGACGGTGTGCAACGGCCCGATCTGGTCGTGCGCTTGCCAGGCGGCCGGCAGCTGGTGGTGGACGCCAAGGCGCCCCTCGCGGCGTACCTCGAAGCCTCGGCCGCGTCGGATGATCGTGTGCGCGCGACTTATCTCACCGCGCACGCCGCGCAACTCCGCACGCATGTGCAGCGCCTCGCGGCGAAGAAGTACTGGGCGCAATTTGCCGAATCACCGGAATTCGTGGTGCTGTTCCTTCCCGGCGAAGCGTTCTTTTCCGCTGCGCTCGAGGCGGATCCGTCGCTGCTGGAAGCGGCATTGAGTGAACGGGTGCTGCTGGCGACCCCCACCACGCTGATTGCGCTGCTCAAGGCAGCGGCCTACGGCTGGCGCCAGGAACGCGTCACCGCCGATGCCGCGCAGGTGATCGCCCTGGGCCAGGAGTTGCAGCAACGCCTCTCGGCGTTCGACGAGCAGCTGGGAGAGATCGGCAAGGGATTGCAGCGCGCGGTCATGGCGTACAATCGCGCGGTCGGCAGCCTCGAGAGCCGCGTGCTGGTGAGCGCCCGCAAACTGGCCGACCTGCAGGAAGGCGGGCCGCCGCTGGAGACGCCGCCGCTGGTGGAAACAGCCGTTCGGGACATCAATCCGTGA
- a CDS encoding class I SAM-dependent methyltransferase, with amino-acid sequence MKSPPELRRQVEFVLRMAEWVLGRPVRSVLDVGCGEGQWRPQLARLRPLVHYDGVDPSAYAVTRYGARRGLQLGGIEDLDALPLRPQYDLVVCCGMLNYLSSRTLRRGLVQLSRRTGGVAYLELFTRTDAFEGDTNWPRPQAAAWYRRVIRNAGLHSIGMHGYVPMAQRDRVSTLERL; translated from the coding sequence GTGAAGTCACCGCCCGAACTGCGTCGACAAGTGGAGTTTGTCCTGCGCATGGCCGAATGGGTGCTGGGTCGACCGGTGCGCAGTGTGCTGGACGTGGGATGTGGCGAGGGGCAGTGGCGACCACAATTGGCGCGATTGCGTCCACTGGTGCACTATGACGGCGTGGACCCGAGCGCGTACGCGGTGACGCGATACGGGGCGCGACGCGGACTGCAGTTGGGTGGCATTGAGGATCTGGATGCATTGCCGCTGCGCCCGCAGTACGATCTGGTGGTGTGTTGTGGCATGCTCAACTATCTCTCGTCGCGCACGCTGCGACGAGGATTGGTGCAACTGTCTCGTCGCACGGGAGGCGTGGCCTACCTGGAACTCTTCACGCGCACGGACGCGTTTGAAGGGGATACCAACTGGCCCCGGCCGCAGGCTGCCGCTTGGTATCGGCGGGTCATCCGGAACGCGGGACTTCATAGCATCGGCATGCACGGATACGTGCCGATGGCGCAGCGCGACCGTGTGTCGACCCTCGAGCGACTGTGA
- a CDS encoding alpha/beta hydrolase: MAIGFRTLTRCAVATGAMLMVTTVTAFRAVSQSAAVPPLPTGAAVTRADLGAAYLRLDKAYAAASLDDSTRRTINQQFDRSTLSFFTGRFAAAVAGVDSATVALTGSAIAPAPFALPRLVNGRAPSVARDAFLARLATIDTTGPLAQAFVSARARAELLVDVPSRERSAEFLSDPAQLARDLAHEVGVLERGRDPYVGQAGDLWRVFRGANGVLIPLRIVAPAAAATSGTPVPVLIALHGAGGDENMFIDAYGQGVIATLALAANTIVVSPATSAFGVSPANFDSLMAVLRSEYRVNTARVYVLGHSMGAGVAARLAQQRPQQITAVACLAGGSAVAVPNAPPIMFISAALDPIAPPRIVEAAANGTPTATYRVLANEGHTLMVGNGVRMALPWLLAHRP, translated from the coding sequence ATGGCAATTGGATTCCGGACGCTGACGCGATGCGCGGTCGCCACGGGGGCGATGCTGATGGTGACAACCGTTACGGCCTTCCGTGCGGTTTCGCAGTCGGCGGCGGTGCCGCCATTGCCCACCGGAGCGGCGGTGACACGCGCCGACCTTGGGGCCGCGTACCTGCGACTGGACAAGGCGTACGCCGCGGCATCGCTTGATGACAGCACTCGTCGCACCATCAACCAGCAGTTTGATCGCTCGACGCTGAGTTTCTTCACGGGGCGATTTGCCGCAGCGGTGGCGGGGGTGGATTCGGCCACCGTGGCACTGACCGGCTCCGCCATTGCGCCAGCACCTTTCGCGTTGCCTCGACTGGTGAATGGACGGGCGCCGTCGGTCGCGCGTGACGCGTTTCTGGCGCGTCTGGCGACCATCGACACGACGGGTCCACTGGCGCAGGCATTCGTGTCGGCTCGTGCACGCGCCGAGTTGCTGGTGGATGTGCCCTCCCGCGAGCGCAGTGCGGAATTCCTCAGTGACCCGGCGCAGTTGGCGCGCGATCTGGCGCACGAGGTTGGCGTGCTTGAACGCGGACGCGACCCTTATGTAGGGCAGGCGGGCGATCTCTGGCGCGTGTTCCGCGGCGCGAATGGCGTGCTGATTCCGCTGCGCATCGTGGCACCTGCCGCCGCCGCAACATCGGGGACTCCGGTGCCGGTGCTCATTGCGCTGCATGGTGCCGGTGGTGACGAGAACATGTTTATCGATGCCTATGGACAGGGCGTCATTGCGACCCTGGCCCTGGCCGCGAACACCATCGTGGTATCGCCGGCCACGTCCGCGTTCGGCGTATCACCGGCGAATTTCGACAGCCTGATGGCGGTGTTGCGATCGGAGTATCGCGTGAACACGGCGCGCGTGTACGTGCTGGGGCACTCGATGGGAGCCGGGGTTGCCGCCCGATTGGCGCAACAGCGACCCCAGCAGATCACCGCCGTCGCTTGCCTTGCGGGTGGCTCGGCGGTGGCGGTGCCGAATGCCCCACCCATCATGTTCATCAGTGCCGCGCTTGATCCCATCGCACCGCCGCGAATCGTGGAGGCCGCAGCGAACGGCACGCCGACCGCAACGTACCGGGTGCTGGCGAACGAAGGTCACACGTTGATGGTCGGGAACGGCGTGCGGATGGCGCTTCCGTGGTTGCTGGCACATCGGCCGTGA